The following are encoded together in the Lathyrus oleraceus cultivar Zhongwan6 chromosome 3, CAAS_Psat_ZW6_1.0, whole genome shotgun sequence genome:
- the LOC127128726 gene encoding mannose-6-phosphate isomerase 1: MEDSNDSNHHSLQKLHCSVKNYDWGLPGKLSHVAKLSELNSGFQFDPMKPYAELWIGTHDSGPSFLVSKDGEESVTLKDWIFKNPDLLGDKVVQKWGSDLPFLFKVLSVGKALSIQAHPDKELARRLHKLHPDVYKDGNHKPEMALAMTDFEALCGFITLEELKAVIHSVPEVLGLVGDANADLVLQTSDQTDEEKVKPVLQAVFTHLMSASKETVTDAVNRLINRLQTESEVRPLTEKELLVIRLENQYPSDIGVIAAFFLNHVKLNPGEALFLGANEPHAYLSGECIECMATSDNVVRAGLTPKYIDVPTLCSMLTYKQGIPEILRGVSMNPYVNKYIPPFEEFEIDHCTLPKGERVVFPAVPGPSIFLVTAGEGTMNTVSPEVYELTEGDVLFAPAYTEISVASESELHLYRTGINSKFFEES; this comes from the exons ATGGAAGATTCAAATGATTCAAATCATCATTCACTTCAGAAACTTCATTGTTCTGTGAAGAATTACGATTGGGGATTACCGGGTAAACTATCTCATGTTGCAAAACTCTCTGAGCTCAATTCTGGGTTTCAATTCGATCCAATGAAACCTTATGCTGAGCTTTGGATTGGTACTCACGATTCAGGTCCTTCGTTTCTTGTTTCTAAGGATGGTGAAGAAAGTGTTACGCTTAAAGATTGGATTTTTAAGAACCCTGATTTGCTTGGTGATAAAGTTGTTCAGAAATGGGGTTCTGATCTACCTTTCTTGTTTAAG GTGTTGTCTGTGGGAAAGGCTTTGTCTATACAAGCTCACCCTGATAAGGAATTGGCTAGGAGGCTGCATAAATTGCATCCTGATGTGTATAAAGATGGGAATCATAAACCTGAGATGGCTCTTGCAATGACAGATTTTGAGGCTCTTTGTGGATTTATCACTCTTGAG gAGCTTAAAGCTGTGATTCATAGTGTTCCCGAAGTTCTCGGCCTTGTCGGTGATGCAAACGCAGACCTAGTCTTACAAACTAGTGATCAGACTGATGAAGAGAAGGTTAAACCTGTTCTACAGGCAGTGTTCACTCATCTTATGTCAGCCAGTAAGGAAACCGTAACCGATGCAGTGAACAGATTGATAAATCGGCTTCAAACGGAAAGCGAG GTGAGACCATTGACAGAAAAGGAGCTGCTCGTGATACGGTTGGAGAATCAATACCCATCTGATATTGGTGTGATAGCGGCTTTCTTTCTAAACCACGTAAAACTCAATCCCGGGGAAGCATTGTTCCTCGGGGCAAACGAACCGCATGCGTATTTATCAGGGGAGTGTATCGAATGCATGGCAACTTCTGACAACGTTGTCCGGGCCGGTCTTACTCCCAAATACATAGATGTCCCGACTCTTTGTTCCATGCTCACATATAAGCAG GGTATTCCTGAGATTTTACGAGGTGTTTCTATGAATCCGTATGTAAACAAATATATCCCTCCGTTCGAGGAATTTGAGATCGATCACTGTACTCTCCCGAAAGGAGAAAGAGTGGTGTTCCCGGCCGTCCCAGGTCCATCGATCTTTTTGGTCACGGCCGGGGAAGGAACGATGAACACAGTATCACCTGAAGTTTATGAACTCACCGAAGGTGATGTTCTTTTTGCTCCTGCTTACACCGAGATTAGCGTCGCGAGTGAATCGGAGTTGCATCTGTACAGAACAGGGATTAACAGCAAGTTTTTTGAAGAATCTTAA
- the LOC127128727 gene encoding uncharacterized protein LOC127128727 produces the protein MSMTMGICVSSTFKVCYYNHNKAVTVTAQKMSVRVPYNLKEGQSRIFHKLPSGLNMEVIVQKKKKTRNFVEDENHYHPPLVFVHGSYHAAWCWAQHWLPFFSQSGHDCYALSLLGQGESDEPVDSVAGTLQTHARDVADFIHRNVQSPPVLLGHSFGGLIVQYYISNLGNDRFKENLYPELIGAVLVCSVPPSGNSGLVWRYLFSKPVAAFKVTYSLAAKGFQSSISLCKETFFSDTMEDRVVKRYQELMKESSRMPLFDLRKLNASLPVPSVPNSSLKVLVLGANDDFIVDAEGLKETAEFYGVSAVCVEAVAHDMMLDTSWEKGAEVILSWLKGLIN, from the exons ATGTCAATGACAATGGGTATTTGTGTCTCTTCCACTTTCAAAGTTTGTTACTATAATCACAATAAGGCAGTAACAGTAACGGCGCAGAAGATGAGTGTTCGTGTTCCTTACAATCTGAAGGAAGGGCAATCTCGTATTTTCCACAAACTCCCTTCAGGGTTGAACATGGAAGTCATTGTccaaaagaagaagaaaactagaaattttgttgaagatgaaaaTCATTACCATCCACCTCTGGTATTCGTTCATGGAAGTTACCATGCTGCTTGGTGTTGGGCTCAACATTGGTTGCCATTCTTCTCTCAATCTGGCCATGATTGCTACGCTCTCTCCTTGCTTGGACAG GGAGAAAGCGATGAACCGGTTGATTCAGTTGCCGGTACACTTCAG ACACATGCAAGAGATGTTGCAGATTTTATTCATCGAAACGTTCAATCGCCACCCGTCTTACTCGGACACTCATTTGGAGGACTCATTGTTCAATATTATATTTCAAATTTAGGAAATGACAGATTCAAAG AGAATTTATATCCGGAGCTAATCGGAGCTGTCCTTGTTTGTTCTGTTCCTCCTTCTGGTAACAG TGGACTAGTCTGGCGATATCTGTTTTCGAAGCCGGTCGCTGCCTTCAAG GTTACATACAGCTTGGCAGCAAAAGGTTTTCAAAGCTCTATTTCTCTTTGCAAGGAGACGTTTTTCTCAGACACCATGGAGGATCGTGTCGTTAAAAG ATATCAAGAACTAATGAAAGAAAGTTCGCGGATGCCGTTGTTTGATTTGAGAAAACTGAATGCTTCACTTCCTGTTCCTTCGGTTCCAAACTCGTCTCTTAAAGTTCTTGTTTTGGGTGCAAACGATGACTTCATCGTG GATGCAGAGGGACTGAAAGAAACCGCAGAATTTTATGGTGTGTCAGCTGTATGTGTTGAAGCAGTTGCTCATGACATGATGTTGGACACTTCATGGGAGAAAGGTGCAGAAGTTATTCTTTCATGGCTTAAGGGTTTAATCAATTAA